In Zingiber officinale cultivar Zhangliang chromosome 8B, Zo_v1.1, whole genome shotgun sequence, a single genomic region encodes these proteins:
- the LOC122015172 gene encoding AT-hook motif nuclear-localized protein 9-like yields the protein MDGRDAMAMSGAGSYYVAHRGIPGFIAGSQSGLHLTAQPGVRSIPNLGTGLAVPPSGIGSLAFQVESPHALSSHGGDVLGEGVNQTEPVKRKRGRPRKYGPNGSVALALSPISSSAPAGSVIGSASDSGAPTQKRGRGRPPGTGRKQLLASLGEWVTGSAGMGFTPHIITIAVGEDVATKIMSFSQQGPRAVCILSANGVVSTVTLRQSANSGGTVTYEGQFEILGLSGSYMITNNGDSRSRTGGLSISLSSPDGRVIGGGVAGVLKAATPVQVIVGSFIYTGSKAKNKAKASNETNPEAELQPEDEQATPLAALPNPNLTSPIIGGWPGSRQFDLRNAHIDIDLTRG from the exons ATGGATGGGCGAGATGCCATGGCGATGTCCGGCGCGGGCTCATACTACGTAGCTCACAGAGGAATCCCTGGCTTTATCGCCGGCTCGCAGTCTGGATTGCACCTGACAGCACAGCCCGGGGTCCGTTCCATACCGAACCTTGGCACCGGTCTGGCCGTCCCTCCTTCCGGCATTGGTTCATTGGCGTTTCAGGTGGAGTCTCCACATGCGCTCTCGTCCCACGGAGGCGATGTACTTGGCGAAGGTGTGAACCAGACGGAGCCCGTGAAGAGAAAGAGAGGACGTCCTAGAAAGTATGGGCCAAATGGAAGTGTAGCTTTAGCGCTCTCCCCTATTTCCTCCTCTGCCCCCGCTGGCTCCGTGATCGGGTCGGCTTCAGATTCTGGCGCTCCTACGCAGAAGCGGGGGAGGGGGCGGCCGCCGGGCACCGGGAGGAAGCAACTGCTAGCATCACTTG GAGAATGGGTTACTGGTTCAGCTGGAATGGGTTTTACTCCACATATCATAACTATCGCAGTTGGTGAG GATGTTGCCACAAAGATAATGTCATTCTCACAGCAGGGACCAAGGGCTGTTTGCATCCTTTCAGCAAATGGTGTTGTCTCTACTGTGACCCTTCGGCAATCTGCAAATTCGGGTGGCACAGTCACTTATGAG GGCCAATTTGAAATTCTTGGTTTATCTGGTTCATACATGATAACCAACAATGGTGATTCGCGGAGCAGAACTGGAGGATTGAGCATCTCGCTTTCTAGCCCTGACGGTCGGGTAATTGGTGGTGGGGTAGCAGGAGTGCTCAAAGCTGCCACCCCCGTACAG GTAATTGTAGGAAGCTTCATTTACACAGGATCTAAAGCGAAGAACAAAGCAAAAGCTAGCAATGAAACAAACCCTGAAGCTGAGCTTCAGCCCGAGGACGAGCAAGCTACACCGTTGGCTGCTCTTCCCAATCCAAACCTTACGTCTCCAATCATAGGGGGGTGGCCTGGATCGAGGCAATTCGATCTGAGGAATGCTCACATTGATATCGACTTGACACGAGGGTAG